In one Nocardia tengchongensis genomic region, the following are encoded:
- a CDS encoding AAA family ATPase produces MHIVEIKLEGIRGFASGGSAASLSFARKDDTVPRWIVVAGRNGAGKSTFLQAIALAIAGPSVARLLAETFQGWIRDGEERARAAVKLRFGDADGFSSGRKPTFEPWAAMDWERADGPEPTITRASVGGNWTPVRGPWAENPRGWFTSGYGPFRRLSPAPTEAQRLMMSPGRPAALASLFREDASLSESVVWLQQIYLRRLEGRPEAQQLEDLVLKLLDDGLLPEGMRVERVDSDGLWVRTPEGRHLALASLSDGYRTVAGLVLDLIKQLSSAFQTVIYDDPEGRIRVLHEGVVLIDEIDVHLHIEWQKRIGFWLKDHFPYMQFIVTTHSPFICQAADERGLIRLSPAWGHKPGAEILTGEDFNRVVNGTVDDAVLTDLFGLDSVLSDSARDARQQLAELEATALTHKLTASQRKDLDTLRAKVPTSQADRAIQALMKHERYSGK; encoded by the coding sequence GTGCACATCGTCGAGATCAAACTGGAGGGCATCCGCGGATTTGCCTCCGGCGGTAGCGCAGCCTCGCTGTCGTTCGCGCGCAAGGACGACACGGTGCCCCGTTGGATCGTCGTCGCCGGCCGCAACGGTGCCGGCAAATCGACATTCCTGCAGGCGATTGCTTTGGCGATCGCAGGACCGTCGGTGGCTCGGCTGCTGGCAGAGACCTTCCAGGGTTGGATACGCGACGGCGAAGAGCGGGCTCGCGCCGCCGTGAAGCTGCGCTTCGGCGACGCCGATGGATTCAGCAGCGGCCGCAAACCCACATTCGAACCATGGGCCGCGATGGACTGGGAACGCGCCGACGGGCCCGAACCAACGATCACCAGAGCCAGTGTCGGCGGCAACTGGACGCCGGTCCGCGGGCCGTGGGCGGAAAATCCGCGTGGATGGTTCACTTCGGGATACGGCCCTTTCCGACGGCTCTCGCCTGCACCGACCGAAGCTCAGCGACTGATGATGTCGCCGGGGCGTCCCGCTGCACTGGCAAGCCTTTTCCGCGAGGACGCCTCCCTGTCGGAATCGGTCGTCTGGCTACAGCAGATCTATCTGCGCCGCTTGGAAGGGCGGCCCGAAGCCCAGCAGCTAGAGGACCTGGTCCTCAAGCTGCTTGACGACGGCCTGTTGCCTGAAGGGATGCGAGTCGAGCGCGTCGACTCAGATGGGCTCTGGGTGCGGACTCCCGAAGGCCGTCATCTCGCCCTGGCGTCGCTCAGTGACGGCTACCGAACCGTCGCAGGCTTGGTTCTCGACCTCATCAAGCAGTTGTCCAGCGCGTTTCAGACCGTCATTTACGACGATCCCGAGGGGCGGATTCGCGTATTGCACGAAGGCGTCGTTCTTATCGACGAGATCGACGTACACCTGCATATCGAATGGCAGAAGCGGATCGGGTTCTGGCTCAAGGACCACTTCCCCTACATGCAGTTCATCGTGACAACCCACAGCCCGTTCATCTGTCAGGCCGCCGACGAACGCGGACTGATCCGGCTCTCCCCCGCATGGGGACACAAGCCCGGAGCAGAAATTCTGACCGGTGAGGACTTCAACCGTGTCGTGAACGGCACCGTGGACGACGCAGTCCTGACCGACCTGTTCGGACTCGACAGCGTGCTGTCGGACTCTGCACGCGATGCACGCCAGCAACTAGCGGAGCTCGAGGCAACAGCCCTGACCCACAAGCTGACAGCCTCCCAGCGCAAGGATCTCGACACACTGCGTGCCAAAGTGCCCACTAGCCAAGCCGATCGCGCCATTCAGGCGCTGATGAAGCACGAGCGGTACAGCGGCAAGTGA
- a CDS encoding helix-turn-helix domain-containing protein gives MSGIGDRPATPTAAAFGARVRARRTELGWSQETAAHACGVHWTYLGQIERGRRSPRLENIIRFAHGLQTTPGLLLDGLPVPPPINEGAW, from the coding sequence ATGTCTGGCATTGGCGATCGTCCAGCTACTCCGACCGCGGCAGCGTTCGGAGCGCGGGTTCGTGCCCGCCGGACGGAGCTGGGGTGGAGCCAGGAGACGGCAGCGCACGCATGCGGGGTGCACTGGACCTATCTCGGGCAGATCGAACGAGGGCGGCGAAGCCCTCGACTGGAGAACATCATTCGATTTGCACACGGGCTCCAGACAACCCCGGGTCTGCTTCTCGATGGGCTGCCCGTGCCGCCGCCCATCAACGAAGGCGCTTGGTAG